Proteins from a genomic interval of Rhodococcoides fascians A25f:
- a CDS encoding AbrB family transcriptional regulator — protein MIRWLLLIAVTVGLTVGADALGVPSAALFVALLVAVVFALAGWAPTTGTERAPLPRRLGMAAQAILGVEIGTLVQRETLSSLGDTWLPVLLACIGTLLLSIAAGALLGLRKDIDSLTGSLALVAGGASGLVAITQELGGDERVVAVVQYLRVVLVTTTLPLVATLVFRAQPGQSTVTADVHEALWIDLTFVVICGIIGVVLARAIRLPAPALLGPLIMATLADVLGVSFDASVPTLLLWAAYIVIGWQAGLRFTVASLKSISRVLPASLMLIIAVTVGCAMLGLWLASATGTSGYEGYLATTPGGVYAVLAIAASTGANVTFVVAAQVIRVFMMLFAVPVGAKVVQRYRRGRPD, from the coding sequence TTGATTCGCTGGCTGCTGCTGATAGCCGTCACGGTCGGACTGACCGTCGGAGCCGATGCGCTCGGTGTGCCGTCGGCGGCATTGTTCGTTGCGTTGTTGGTGGCCGTGGTGTTCGCACTCGCCGGTTGGGCTCCGACAACGGGCACCGAACGGGCCCCGCTGCCGCGCCGACTCGGGATGGCGGCGCAGGCGATACTCGGCGTCGAAATCGGAACACTGGTGCAGCGTGAGACCCTGAGCTCGCTGGGCGATACGTGGCTGCCGGTACTGCTGGCGTGCATCGGCACCCTGCTGCTGTCGATCGCGGCAGGAGCACTGCTCGGACTTCGCAAAGATATCGATTCGCTGACCGGTTCTCTGGCCCTGGTCGCGGGCGGAGCGTCGGGACTGGTGGCGATCACGCAGGAGCTCGGCGGCGACGAACGAGTCGTGGCGGTGGTGCAGTACCTCCGCGTCGTGCTGGTGACCACTACGTTGCCACTGGTCGCGACCCTGGTGTTTCGCGCCCAGCCCGGACAATCGACGGTCACCGCCGACGTGCACGAGGCGCTCTGGATCGATCTCACATTCGTCGTGATCTGCGGCATCATCGGCGTGGTGCTGGCTCGCGCGATCCGGCTGCCCGCCCCCGCCCTGCTCGGCCCCCTGATCATGGCGACGCTCGCCGATGTACTCGGCGTCTCGTTCGACGCATCCGTCCCGACGCTGTTGCTGTGGGCGGCGTACATCGTGATCGGCTGGCAGGCCGGACTGCGCTTCACCGTCGCCAGCCTCAAGTCGATCTCACGGGTGCTGCCCGCATCGCTGATGTTGATCATCGCCGTCACGGTCGGCTGCGCGATGCTCGGATTGTGGTTGGCGTCGGCAACCGGAACGAGCGGGTACGAGGGGTACCTCGCGACCACTCCGGGCGGGGTCTACGCGGTACTTGCCATCGCGGCCTCGACCGGCGCGAACGTGACGTTCGTCGTGGCTGCCCAGGTCATCCGGGTGTTCATGATGTTGTTCGCAGTGCCCGTCGGAGCCAAGGTGGTCCAGCGCTATCGCCGCGGCCGGCCCGACTGA
- a CDS encoding flavin reductase family protein: MRTVFRPDEVTPRRFYQLLTASVVPRPIAWVSTVSADGVANLAPYSFFTVSSVEPPVVQFTSVSRKDSLRNIEATGEFVVNLATAPLVDQVNDSSASFDHGVSEFEAVGIESEPSAIVTPPRVAAAPIAIEATLHRVVEVGNCFVVMGTVVALSVRPEFLAEDGLPEFESIAPLSRLGRTEWGLPPAVREIERPS; this comes from the coding sequence GTGCGTACAGTCTTCCGACCCGATGAGGTCACCCCACGTCGCTTCTACCAGCTCCTGACTGCATCGGTGGTGCCCAGGCCCATCGCGTGGGTGTCCACCGTGTCCGCCGACGGTGTGGCGAACCTCGCGCCCTACAGCTTCTTCACGGTCTCCTCGGTGGAGCCGCCGGTCGTGCAGTTCACGTCGGTGAGCCGAAAGGACAGCCTGCGCAACATCGAGGCCACCGGTGAGTTCGTCGTCAATCTGGCGACGGCACCGTTGGTCGATCAGGTCAACGACAGCTCGGCGAGCTTCGATCACGGCGTCAGCGAGTTCGAGGCGGTCGGCATCGAGAGCGAGCCCAGTGCGATCGTGACACCGCCGCGAGTGGCGGCCGCACCGATCGCCATCGAGGCGACGCTGCATCGCGTCGTCGAGGTGGGCAACTGCTTCGTCGTCATGGGCACCGTCGTCGCGCTGTCGGTACGACCCGAATTCCTCGCCGAGGACGGACTCCCCGAGTTCGAGTCCATTGCCCCGCTCAGTCGCCTCGGCCGTACCGAGTGGGGATTGCCACCCGCGGTTCGTGAGATCGAGCGACCTTCTTGA
- the menD gene encoding 2-succinyl-5-enolpyruvyl-6-hydroxy-3-cyclohexene-1-carboxylic-acid synthase produces MNPSTAQATAVVDELARSGIEDVVLCPGSRNAPLAFALQEADAAGRLRLHMRIDERTAGFLAIGLSLGSGQPVPVVMTSGTAVANLGPAVLEANYARIPLIVISANRPYEMLGTGANQTIEQLGLFGSQVRATISLGLAEEGPKQNSQWRSAVSRVIAAARGARSGNAGPVHFDIPLREPLVPALGDPGARPEGRPDGMPWTSTTQATLDVPVELDLTIDTVVVSGHGGAVRPELAGLPTVAEPTAPLHGIALHPLALAQLTPRQAVITGRPTLHRQVSALLADPAVDVIALTTGPRWPDVSGNVLATGTRAVTTGAPDPAWIARCAVLSDRAELAVHEQLREHPKPTGLHVADVVMSALQPGDQLVLGASNPVRDAALVSTPIPGVKVLSNRGVAGIDGTVSTAIGAAMAGKRRTIALLGDLTFLHDAAGMLIGTGEPRPDDLTIVVANDDGGGIFELLEQGDPQYAGVFERVFGTPHGMDLGALCGAYRVEHRLVELSELATELTAHAAGIRVLEVTTERSGLRDLHAAIRARL; encoded by the coding sequence GTGAACCCGTCCACCGCCCAGGCCACTGCTGTCGTCGACGAACTGGCGCGCAGCGGGATCGAAGACGTCGTGCTCTGTCCCGGCTCGCGTAATGCCCCGTTGGCGTTCGCGCTGCAGGAAGCCGATGCGGCCGGACGTCTGCGGTTGCACATGCGTATCGACGAGCGAACCGCCGGATTTCTGGCCATCGGACTGAGCCTGGGCAGCGGCCAACCCGTCCCGGTGGTGATGACGTCGGGAACGGCGGTGGCCAACCTCGGGCCGGCCGTACTCGAAGCGAACTACGCCCGCATCCCGTTGATCGTCATCAGTGCCAACCGGCCGTACGAGATGCTCGGTACCGGTGCCAACCAGACCATCGAGCAGCTCGGCCTGTTCGGATCCCAGGTTCGCGCAACCATCAGCCTCGGGCTCGCCGAAGAGGGGCCGAAACAGAACAGTCAGTGGCGCAGCGCGGTCTCGCGCGTCATCGCTGCGGCGCGCGGGGCTCGCTCGGGCAACGCCGGGCCCGTGCACTTCGATATTCCATTGCGTGAACCTCTGGTTCCCGCCCTCGGCGATCCGGGGGCGCGGCCCGAAGGGCGTCCCGACGGGATGCCGTGGACGTCGACCACCCAGGCGACGCTGGACGTGCCGGTCGAGCTGGACCTGACAATCGACACCGTGGTCGTCTCCGGGCACGGCGGTGCCGTTCGTCCCGAGCTCGCGGGCTTGCCGACCGTCGCCGAGCCGACCGCGCCGCTGCACGGAATTGCGTTGCATCCCTTGGCTCTGGCGCAGTTGACGCCGCGTCAGGCCGTCATCACCGGTCGTCCGACACTGCACCGTCAGGTCTCGGCGCTGCTGGCCGACCCCGCCGTCGACGTCATCGCGCTCACCACCGGGCCGCGTTGGCCCGACGTCTCGGGCAACGTGTTGGCCACCGGCACCCGTGCGGTCACCACCGGTGCGCCCGATCCCGCCTGGATCGCTCGTTGCGCTGTTCTGTCCGACAGGGCGGAACTGGCTGTGCACGAACAACTTCGAGAGCACCCCAAGCCGACGGGGCTACATGTGGCCGACGTCGTGATGTCTGCGCTGCAGCCCGGCGATCAGCTGGTGCTCGGAGCGTCCAACCCCGTGCGCGACGCAGCACTCGTCTCGACTCCGATCCCGGGCGTGAAGGTCCTCTCCAATCGCGGCGTTGCCGGCATCGACGGCACCGTCTCGACGGCCATCGGTGCCGCGATGGCCGGAAAGCGGCGCACCATAGCGCTTCTCGGGGACCTGACGTTTCTGCACGACGCAGCGGGCATGCTGATCGGAACCGGCGAGCCGCGTCCCGACGATCTGACGATCGTCGTCGCCAACGACGACGGCGGCGGTATCTTCGAGCTGCTCGAGCAGGGGGATCCGCAGTATGCGGGCGTGTTCGAGCGAGTATTCGGTACGCCACACGGAATGGATCTCGGAGCGCTGTGCGGGGCCTACCGCGTGGAGCACCGCTTGGTCGAGTTGTCGGAACTGGCAACCGAACTCACCGCGCATGCCGCGGGAATCAGGGTGTTGGAAGTGACCACGGAGCGATCGGGATTGCGGGATCTGCACGCGGCAATTCGCGCCCGGTTGTAG
- a CDS encoding DinB family protein, producing the protein MTGAFEVLVDDDRTQLEAFIEDYRIAIEATLDGVTEEQARERLVPSATTLLGLLKHVTWMQRVWFEECIGGGSRVALGLVRSPEESFAIDDDDDDTIVVVIAAHRRACATARAVVADVPLHAVVTSHRGGPRTVHWVYLQVLRELAHHCGHADILREQILAA; encoded by the coding sequence GTGACGGGTGCATTCGAGGTACTGGTGGACGATGACCGTACTCAGCTCGAGGCGTTCATCGAGGACTACCGGATCGCGATCGAGGCAACTCTCGATGGTGTCACCGAGGAGCAGGCGCGGGAACGGTTGGTTCCTTCGGCCACAACACTTCTCGGGTTGCTCAAGCATGTGACATGGATGCAGCGAGTGTGGTTCGAGGAATGCATCGGGGGTGGGTCGAGGGTTGCGCTCGGTCTGGTGCGCAGTCCTGAAGAGTCCTTCGCCATCGACGACGACGACGACGACACCATCGTCGTCGTCATCGCAGCGCACAGGCGGGCGTGCGCGACTGCTCGAGCGGTTGTAGCCGACGTGCCACTCCATGCCGTCGTGACGAGTCATCGTGGCGGGCCTCGTACGGTGCACTGGGTATACCTTCAGGTGCTGAGGGAATTGGCCCACCACTGCGGCCACGCCGACATCCTTCGCGAACAGATTCTCGCGGCCTGA
- a CDS encoding class I SAM-dependent methyltransferase: MNRTLTSYESAADLYVQRTRRDSTRAWQPFIDEFVAQVDEGLVLELGSGPGWHAAELERSGLRVERSDGAAAFVDMMERDGYSARKLDIVTDVFGGMYDGIFANAVLLHLNSLQFDAVIAKAAAALRPGGMLAFTLKEGDGEEWSNEKLDLPRYFKYWREPDVRARLDPTVWESVSITSEMSGGGQQWLMVLAERCPSYAE; this comes from the coding sequence GTGAATAGAACCCTTACGAGTTACGAATCGGCTGCTGATTTGTACGTTCAGCGAACGAGACGCGATTCGACGCGGGCGTGGCAGCCATTCATCGATGAGTTCGTTGCACAGGTCGATGAGGGCCTGGTGCTCGAACTCGGAAGTGGACCCGGTTGGCACGCAGCCGAGCTCGAGCGCAGTGGTCTTCGGGTCGAGCGGAGCGACGGGGCGGCGGCTTTCGTCGACATGATGGAGAGGGACGGTTACTCGGCTCGCAAGCTCGACATCGTCACGGACGTTTTCGGTGGGATGTACGACGGAATCTTCGCCAACGCTGTCCTCCTGCATTTGAATTCGCTTCAGTTCGATGCCGTTATCGCCAAGGCAGCCGCGGCATTGCGTCCCGGCGGGATGCTTGCTTTCACCCTCAAAGAAGGCGACGGCGAGGAATGGAGTAACGAAAAGCTCGATCTTCCGCGCTACTTCAAGTACTGGCGGGAACCGGACGTTCGCGCACGCCTCGATCCGACTGTGTGGGAGTCGGTATCGATTACATCCGAGATGTCCGGCGGTGGGCAGCAGTGGCTGATGGTTCTCGCTGAGCGTTGTCCTTCCTACGCCGAGTAA
- a CDS encoding GNAT family N-acetyltransferase → MNAPIRSLPVSVATGGDAAELLVLQRCCWVQEAFANETLDIPPLRETLDEVKLWIDEWNVSIVRDGHRLVGAVRGRLVGHTWEIGRVMVAPDLAGRGLGRRLLDECERLAPAEASTFELFTGARSSRNIDLYQRAGYRIVDVDETPPGHIRGAIVFRKSLS, encoded by the coding sequence GTGAATGCACCGATTCGTTCGCTGCCGGTAAGTGTCGCCACTGGGGGAGATGCGGCCGAACTGCTTGTTCTGCAGCGTTGTTGTTGGGTTCAGGAAGCGTTTGCGAACGAGACCCTCGACATCCCGCCGCTTCGCGAGACCCTCGACGAAGTGAAGCTGTGGATCGACGAATGGAACGTCTCGATCGTGCGTGACGGCCATCGGTTGGTCGGCGCTGTTCGAGGCCGATTGGTTGGCCACACCTGGGAGATCGGCCGAGTCATGGTGGCACCGGACCTCGCGGGGCGCGGCCTCGGTCGGCGACTCCTCGACGAGTGCGAGCGACTCGCGCCCGCGGAAGCATCGACCTTCGAGTTGTTCACTGGCGCGCGAAGCAGCCGGAACATCGATTTGTACCAGCGAGCCGGCTACCGGATCGTCGATGTCGATGAGACTCCGCCCGGACATATCCGGGGCGCGATCGTGTTTCGAAAGTCCTTGTCGTGA
- a CDS encoding GNAT family N-acetyltransferase: MAAHHLPLMHGLDSDPVVMEFLLGRARTSAEVDEFWGPRCADTAADAAGLGWWVGFDGDEFLGWWMLGRDPSTAGALTGDDQAEIGWRVMRRRWRQVLATEGALLLLDHGFNTIGLQHIWAETMAVNLASRGVMRRIGMRHVRTEVREWTDPLPGADRGEALYEITAAEWKRVAEQPEPPQS; this comes from the coding sequence ATGGCAGCGCATCACCTGCCCCTGATGCATGGCCTGGACTCGGACCCCGTGGTGATGGAGTTTCTTCTCGGTAGAGCCCGGACGTCCGCCGAGGTCGATGAATTCTGGGGACCCCGTTGCGCAGACACTGCGGCAGACGCGGCGGGCCTCGGTTGGTGGGTCGGCTTCGACGGCGACGAATTTCTCGGCTGGTGGATGCTCGGCCGTGATCCGTCGACTGCTGGTGCGCTCACCGGCGATGATCAGGCCGAGATCGGCTGGCGGGTGATGCGCCGACGCTGGAGGCAGGTTCTGGCGACCGAAGGTGCGTTGCTACTTCTGGACCACGGATTCAATACAATTGGGCTGCAGCATATTTGGGCGGAGACGATGGCGGTCAACCTCGCGTCACGAGGGGTGATGCGCAGGATCGGGATGCGTCACGTCCGTACGGAAGTCCGCGAATGGACTGACCCGCTGCCCGGCGCGGACCGTGGCGAGGCGCTCTACGAGATCACGGCTGCGGAGTGGAAACGAGTCGCAGAGCAGCCTGAGCCACCTCAGTCCTGA
- a CDS encoding DUF2505 domain-containing protein, with protein MSRSFEFTVESPNPPAEVHAALTSEDQWAARFAKAKKTDGYEMTKHADGGLTVDITEEVGTSELPGFVTKVIKGKLIVSRTDHWGPLEGDHAEGTLIGGTTGLPAKVNGTLSLRPDGTGAKLIVKGESTVKIPLVGGKIEDLINKMIKDMIDQETGETLEWVAAQKG; from the coding sequence ATGTCTCGCAGCTTCGAATTCACCGTCGAATCGCCCAATCCTCCCGCTGAAGTGCACGCCGCACTCACCAGCGAGGACCAGTGGGCAGCCCGCTTCGCCAAGGCGAAGAAGACGGACGGGTACGAGATGACCAAGCACGCCGACGGCGGTCTGACGGTCGACATCACCGAAGAGGTCGGCACCTCCGAACTCCCCGGATTCGTCACGAAGGTCATCAAGGGCAAGCTGATCGTCTCCCGCACCGATCACTGGGGTCCGCTCGAGGGCGACCACGCCGAGGGAACGCTGATCGGCGGCACCACCGGTCTACCGGCGAAGGTGAACGGCACGCTGTCTCTTCGACCCGACGGAACCGGTGCGAAGTTGATCGTCAAGGGCGAATCGACGGTGAAGATTCCACTCGTCGGCGGCAAGATCGAGGACCTGATCAACAAGATGATCAAGGACATGATCGATCAGGAAACCGGCGAAACTCTCGAATGGGTTGCGGCGCAGAAGGGTTAG
- a CDS encoding glutaredoxin domain-containing protein has translation MRNAKQWGIAALAAVAGFALVNFGNIASSIVVIVLAVVFLLVLTTPVLYPRSLSDDASRVLAAQNSVPLVYWRPGCIFCLRLRVALLLRGKKAVWTSIREDPAAAARVRSVNDGNETVPTVFAASEHRTNPNPSWVIGQFPR, from the coding sequence ATGCGTAACGCCAAGCAGTGGGGCATCGCCGCTCTCGCCGCGGTGGCCGGGTTCGCGTTGGTGAATTTCGGCAACATCGCGTCGTCGATTGTCGTGATCGTGCTTGCCGTGGTGTTCCTTCTCGTTCTGACGACTCCGGTGCTGTATCCGCGTTCTCTGTCCGACGACGCCTCGCGAGTGCTCGCGGCCCAGAATTCGGTGCCGTTGGTCTACTGGCGTCCGGGATGCATCTTCTGCCTTCGGCTGCGAGTGGCGCTGCTGCTGCGTGGGAAGAAGGCGGTGTGGACGAGCATCCGCGAGGATCCGGCTGCGGCAGCGCGGGTTCGGTCGGTCAACGACGGCAACGAAACGGTTCCGACGGTGTTCGCCGCGTCCGAGCACCGCACCAACCCGAATCCGTCATGGGTGATCGGGCAGTTCCCCCGATAG
- a CDS encoding TetR/AcrR family transcriptional regulator C-terminal domain-containing protein, whose amino-acid sequence MDVAGRAHYLRIASDIRDRISGGDLGPGDRVPSTRAIMRDWGVAMATATKVIAILNSEGLISTRPGYGSVVLPTSATRPLGLDLDRIVTTAIHLADNEGLPSLTMRRVAVELDVATMSLYRHVSGKDALVEAMVDRVLREHSLPRTTGHSWRADLEAIARSMWSTCRRHPWVASSISLTRPQLVPSLLLYADRTLAVLRPLTGDVDAAMNAHLTLFAYIRSAASGLEAEAAAFRDTGMTNEEWLNSRDRAVNAVVATGRYPAFAWVVREGYDYDAAALFTFGLRSLLDGFAVGLATRAADHAALSGELPDHP is encoded by the coding sequence ATGGACGTAGCGGGTAGAGCGCACTACCTCCGAATCGCATCGGACATTCGCGACCGAATCTCCGGCGGTGACCTAGGTCCGGGTGACCGAGTCCCCTCGACTCGCGCGATCATGCGCGACTGGGGCGTTGCGATGGCCACTGCGACGAAGGTGATAGCGATCCTCAACAGCGAGGGCCTCATCAGTACGCGCCCCGGCTACGGCAGTGTCGTCCTGCCGACCTCGGCAACGCGGCCGCTCGGGCTGGATCTCGACCGAATAGTCACCACCGCGATCCATCTCGCCGACAACGAGGGACTGCCGTCTCTGACCATGCGCCGCGTGGCAGTCGAACTGGACGTCGCGACGATGTCTCTCTACCGGCATGTCAGCGGCAAGGATGCACTGGTCGAGGCAATGGTCGACCGCGTGCTGCGCGAGCATTCCCTGCCGAGAACCACAGGCCACTCGTGGAGAGCCGATCTGGAAGCAATTGCTCGAAGTATGTGGTCGACGTGCCGTCGCCACCCATGGGTCGCGTCGAGCATCTCCCTCACGCGTCCTCAGCTCGTACCGAGCCTCCTGCTGTACGCAGACCGAACGCTGGCCGTCCTCCGTCCGCTCACAGGCGACGTCGATGCGGCGATGAATGCGCACCTCACGCTGTTCGCGTATATCCGATCTGCCGCTAGCGGATTGGAGGCCGAGGCTGCGGCATTTCGCGATACAGGAATGACCAACGAGGAATGGCTGAACAGTCGGGACCGCGCCGTGAACGCGGTGGTGGCTACGGGCCGTTATCCCGCCTTCGCCTGGGTAGTCCGCGAAGGCTACGACTACGACGCCGCCGCATTGTTCACTTTCGGCCTACGGAGCCTGCTGGACGGCTTTGCCGTCGGACTCGCTACGCGCGCGGCCGATCACGCTGCTCTATCGGGGGAACTGCCCGATCACCCATGA
- a CDS encoding FAD-dependent monooxygenase → MSGQRILVSGAGVAGPALAYWLTRYGFRVTVVERASDLRTGGQAVDVRGAAREVLDRMGVLERVRAAHTGVHGIAYVDDRGRVRARLSSNMFGHSGGVVADLEILRDDLVDILVEAAGSNVEFVWGNTITELDNGPDSVRVTFEHGPDRDFDLVVGADGVRSTVRAATVGDTSSSVRDLGYYSAYFTARSDIGMDGWEVAYNLPAGNGMRGRSVMVYPIRGTGEVRVMLNFAGPDVGIHRHDVRAQKALLSEVFDGAGWQVDELMDQLEQTDRLFFARVAGVRVDDWSIGRVALVGDALSGGSLGMGTSMALVQAYVLAGELSRDPHEKAFRSYRQTLQAYVDRNSVRPFAAMAGFLPATRAGIGLRNSLLRVLPYLPGASHILGNTQETSEMIELVDYRRPFV, encoded by the coding sequence ATGTCCGGACAACGAATACTGGTTTCGGGGGCGGGTGTCGCGGGACCGGCGCTCGCGTACTGGTTGACTCGATACGGGTTCAGGGTGACCGTCGTCGAACGGGCGAGCGACCTGCGCACCGGAGGCCAAGCTGTCGATGTACGCGGTGCCGCACGCGAGGTGCTCGATCGAATGGGGGTGCTGGAGCGCGTGCGCGCAGCACACACCGGTGTACACGGAATCGCCTACGTCGATGATCGTGGCAGAGTGCGAGCTCGATTGAGCAGCAACATGTTCGGGCATTCTGGCGGTGTCGTTGCGGACCTGGAGATCCTGCGGGACGACCTCGTCGACATTCTCGTCGAGGCCGCCGGGTCGAACGTCGAGTTCGTGTGGGGCAACACCATCACCGAGCTCGACAACGGTCCCGACTCGGTGCGGGTGACGTTCGAGCACGGACCGGACCGCGATTTCGACCTGGTGGTCGGTGCCGATGGGGTCCGGTCGACCGTACGAGCTGCCACCGTGGGTGATACGAGCTCGAGCGTGCGGGATCTCGGCTACTACTCGGCTTATTTCACCGCCCGATCGGATATCGGGATGGACGGGTGGGAGGTCGCCTACAACCTGCCGGCGGGGAACGGAATGCGTGGCAGGTCCGTGATGGTGTATCCGATTCGCGGCACCGGTGAGGTGCGGGTCATGCTGAACTTCGCCGGCCCCGACGTCGGCATACACCGGCACGATGTTCGTGCTCAGAAGGCACTGCTCTCAGAGGTGTTCGATGGCGCAGGTTGGCAGGTCGACGAGTTGATGGATCAACTCGAACAAACCGACCGGCTGTTCTTCGCGCGAGTAGCAGGCGTACGTGTGGACGACTGGTCGATCGGCCGCGTCGCGCTGGTGGGCGACGCACTCTCCGGCGGCTCGCTCGGTATGGGCACTTCCATGGCGCTGGTGCAGGCCTATGTGTTGGCCGGTGAGCTCTCGCGAGACCCGCACGAGAAAGCATTTCGCAGCTATCGACAAACCCTGCAGGCGTATGTCGATCGCAACAGTGTCCGGCCGTTCGCGGCGATGGCGGGATTCCTGCCCGCAACGCGGGCAGGAATCGGCCTCAGAAACAGCCTCCTCCGCGTTCTGCCGTACCTCCCTGGAGCCAGCCACATTCTGGGCAACACCCAGGAAACGTCGGAGATGATCGAGTTGGTCGACTACCGCCGACCATTCGTGTGA
- a CDS encoding glycosyltransferase family 4 protein → MRVAIVAESFLPNMNGVTHSVIRVLEHLDKTGHEAIVIAPDNPSGPKAATWHDDVPVHRVPSVMVPKVSSLPVGVPGLGMVSALRAFAPDVVHLASPFLLGAGGLAAANRLDVPAVAVYQTDVAGFAASYGLGLTSKAAWRWTRRLHRGAARTLAPSTSAVDALELHGIPRVHRWARGVDAVRFAPSAKSQTLRSQWGADEKLIVGFVGRLAPEKHVERLAVLATDPSIQLVIVGGGPDTAALQALMPNAIFTGQLGGAELAQTYASFDIFVHPGEHETFCQAVQEALASGVPVIGPDAGGPRDLVSHCRNGYLLPVDKFTELLPSAVGALAEPTTRARFGDAARKSVLHRTWPAICDELISHYYDVQGITAPQAANVA, encoded by the coding sequence GTGCGAGTAGCCATCGTTGCGGAATCGTTCTTACCCAACATGAACGGCGTCACCCACTCGGTGATCCGTGTCCTCGAACACCTCGACAAGACCGGGCACGAGGCCATCGTCATCGCCCCGGACAATCCGTCCGGCCCGAAGGCCGCGACGTGGCACGACGACGTTCCGGTGCACCGGGTGCCGTCCGTGATGGTTCCGAAGGTGAGCTCGTTGCCCGTCGGTGTGCCGGGGCTCGGGATGGTGTCGGCGTTGCGCGCGTTCGCCCCCGACGTCGTCCATCTGGCCTCGCCGTTCCTGCTCGGGGCAGGCGGCCTGGCCGCCGCCAACCGATTGGACGTGCCTGCTGTTGCCGTCTATCAGACCGATGTCGCCGGTTTCGCCGCGAGTTACGGCCTGGGCCTGACGTCCAAGGCTGCGTGGCGCTGGACCAGGAGACTGCACCGCGGCGCGGCCCGCACTCTGGCGCCGTCGACGTCGGCCGTCGACGCACTGGAGCTGCACGGAATTCCGCGTGTGCACCGGTGGGCCAGGGGAGTGGACGCCGTCCGCTTCGCACCCTCTGCCAAGTCGCAGACGCTCAGAAGCCAGTGGGGAGCAGACGAGAAGCTGATCGTCGGCTTCGTCGGCAGGCTCGCCCCCGAGAAGCACGTCGAGCGGCTTGCAGTCCTGGCCACGGATCCGTCGATCCAGCTGGTGATCGTCGGCGGCGGACCCGACACGGCAGCTTTGCAGGCGCTGATGCCGAACGCCATCTTCACCGGCCAACTCGGCGGAGCCGAACTCGCGCAGACCTACGCCAGCTTCGACATCTTCGTCCATCCCGGCGAACACGAAACCTTCTGCCAGGCAGTACAGGAAGCACTCGCCAGCGGCGTCCCCGTCATCGGGCCCGATGCCGGCGGCCCGCGCGATCTGGTCTCGCACTGCCGCAACGGCTACCTGCTGCCGGTGGACAAGTTCACCGAATTGCTGCCCAGCGCCGTCGGAGCTCTCGCCGAACCCACCACTCGCGCCCGCTTCGGCGACGCCGCCCGCAAGTCGGTACTGCACCGCACCTGGCCGGCCATCTGCGACGAGCTGATCTCCCATTACTACGACGTGCAAGGCATCACAGCGCCGCAGGCAGCGAACGTTGCTTGA
- a CDS encoding demethylmenaquinone methyltransferase gives MAQTSRATLEKEPHEVASMFDGVARRYDITNTVLSFGQDRSWRKLTRRALALEPGERVLDLAAGTGVSTVELGRSGAWCVATDFSKGMLQAGLQRGVPMVAGDAMALPYADASFDAATISFGLRNVSDFDAGLREIARVTKPGGRLVVSEFSTPVFGPFRTVYMEYLMKALPKVARAVSSNPDAYVYLAESIRAWPTQEQLAQRIADAGWTDVQWRNLTGGIVALHKAIRP, from the coding sequence GTGGCCCAGACATCACGCGCAACCCTGGAAAAAGAGCCCCACGAGGTGGCGTCGATGTTCGACGGCGTCGCCCGCCGCTACGACATCACCAATACGGTTCTGTCGTTCGGGCAGGACCGCAGTTGGCGCAAGCTCACTCGTCGAGCGTTGGCTCTCGAACCCGGCGAGCGGGTGCTCGACCTCGCCGCGGGCACCGGCGTCTCGACCGTCGAGCTCGGACGCAGCGGAGCGTGGTGCGTGGCCACCGACTTCTCCAAGGGCATGTTGCAGGCGGGACTGCAACGGGGCGTTCCGATGGTCGCAGGTGACGCGATGGCCCTGCCCTACGCCGACGCCAGCTTCGATGCCGCCACCATCTCTTTCGGCCTCCGGAACGTCTCGGATTTCGATGCCGGACTGCGCGAGATCGCCCGCGTCACCAAACCTGGTGGACGCCTTGTGGTGTCGGAGTTCTCCACCCCGGTGTTCGGCCCGTTCCGCACCGTGTACATGGAGTACCTGATGAAGGCGTTGCCGAAAGTCGCTCGCGCCGTGAGCAGTAACCCCGACGCGTACGTTTACCTCGCCGAGTCCATCCGTGCCTGGCCCACGCAGGAACAATTGGCACAGCGCATCGCCGACGCCGGCTGGACCGACGTGCAGTGGCGCAACCTCACCGGTGGAATCGTCGCGCTGCACAAGGCGATTCGCCCCTGA